In the Thermococcus sp. MAR1 genome, one interval contains:
- the sfsA gene encoding DNA/RNA nuclease SfsA, with protein MTTLLKLKVVPCTFLKRLNRFVALVEVEGQERRALVTNTGRLEEFMVPGRKAFCRPKSGGKTDFVLVAFEDLEGKGAIIDTRTQAKAFERALELGLVPWLRNCRIKRKEIPLGKSRLDYLFECPHGEVYAEMKSAVLRGGEKGEYAMYPDCPSVRGQKHIRELIELSKAGKRAMIFFIGAMPGVRKFRPFERGDPKIARLLKEAEGAGVEIHALSISLLRDGRVVLERPNLEIELGEDF; from the coding sequence ATGACGACTCTGCTCAAACTCAAAGTCGTCCCCTGCACCTTCCTCAAAAGGCTCAACCGCTTCGTGGCACTGGTCGAGGTTGAGGGCCAGGAGAGGAGAGCCCTGGTGACCAACACCGGTCGCTTGGAGGAGTTCATGGTTCCTGGCAGGAAGGCCTTCTGCAGGCCCAAGTCCGGTGGAAAGACGGACTTCGTTCTGGTTGCCTTCGAGGACTTGGAGGGAAAAGGTGCTATAATAGACACCAGAACCCAGGCCAAAGCCTTCGAGCGGGCTTTGGAGCTCGGTCTGGTTCCGTGGCTGAGGAACTGTCGGATAAAACGGAAGGAAATACCTCTTGGTAAATCGCGCCTCGATTACCTCTTCGAATGCCCCCATGGCGAGGTCTACGCCGAGATGAAGAGCGCTGTCCTGCGCGGGGGTGAAAAAGGGGAGTACGCGATGTATCCGGACTGTCCGAGCGTCAGGGGACAGAAACACATCAGGGAGCTTATAGAGCTTTCAAAAGCCGGAAAGAGGGCCATGATTTTCTTCATAGGTGCGATGCCCGGCGTTAGGAAGTTCAGGCCCTTCGAGAGGGGCGACCCGAAGATAGCGAGGCTCCTTAAAGAGGCAGAGGGGGCGGGCGTTGAAATCCATGCGCTCAGCATCTCCCTCCTGCGGGATGGAAGGGTCGTTCTTGAGAGGCCGAACTTAGAGATTGAACTTGGGGAGGATTTTTAA
- a CDS encoding M42 family metallopeptidase translates to MVDYELLKRIIEAPGVSGYEFLGVRDVVIEAFKPYVDEIKVDKLGNVIAHKEGKGPKVMLAGHMDQIGLMVTHIEKNGFLRVAPVGGVDPRTLIAQRFKVWVGPNEFVYGVGGSVPPHIQKPEQRNKAPTWDGVFIDIGAESKEEAEEMGVKIGTVITWDGRLERLGKHRLVSIAHDDRIAVYTLVEAARQLSETDADVYFVATVQEEVGLRGAKVSSFGIDPDYGFALDVTIAADVPGTPEHKQISQLGKGVAIKIMDRSVICHPTIVRWMEEIAKKHEIPYQWDILTGGGTDAGAIHLNKAGVPSGGISIPARYIHSNTEVVDERDVDAAVKLTVKVLEEIPGLKL, encoded by the coding sequence ATGGTTGACTACGAGCTTCTCAAGAGGATTATAGAGGCGCCGGGCGTTTCCGGCTACGAGTTCCTCGGAGTCAGGGACGTTGTTATCGAGGCCTTCAAGCCCTACGTCGACGAGATTAAGGTTGACAAGCTCGGCAACGTTATCGCCCACAAGGAAGGCAAGGGCCCAAAGGTCATGTTGGCTGGCCACATGGACCAGATCGGCCTTATGGTGACCCACATCGAGAAGAACGGCTTTTTGAGGGTTGCACCGGTTGGCGGTGTTGACCCAAGGACGCTTATAGCCCAGAGGTTTAAAGTCTGGGTCGGCCCGAACGAGTTCGTCTACGGCGTCGGTGGCTCAGTTCCGCCGCACATCCAGAAGCCCGAGCAGAGGAACAAGGCCCCGACCTGGGATGGGGTCTTCATAGACATCGGTGCCGAGAGCAAAGAAGAGGCCGAGGAGATGGGGGTTAAGATAGGCACGGTCATAACATGGGACGGAAGGCTTGAGAGGCTCGGCAAGCACCGCTTAGTCAGCATTGCCCACGACGACAGGATAGCGGTTTACACTCTTGTGGAAGCCGCGAGACAGCTGAGCGAGACCGACGCAGATGTCTACTTCGTCGCCACAGTCCAGGAGGAGGTCGGCCTCCGCGGTGCGAAGGTTTCGTCCTTTGGCATAGACCCCGACTACGGCTTTGCTTTGGATGTCACAATAGCAGCAGACGTGCCGGGAACGCCGGAGCACAAGCAGATAAGCCAGCTCGGAAAGGGCGTCGCGATTAAGATAATGGACCGCTCCGTCATCTGCCACCCAACAATCGTCCGCTGGATGGAAGAGATAGCCAAGAAGCACGAGATTCCCTACCAGTGGGACATCCTCACCGGCGGTGGAACCGACGCGGGAGCGATACACCTCAACAAGGCAGGCGTCCCGAGCGGCGGAATAAGCATTCCAGCGAGGTACATCCACTCCAACACTGAAGTCGTTGACGAGCGCGACGTCGATGCAGCCGTTAAGCTGACCGTCAAGGTTCTTGAGGAGATTCCGGGGCTGAAGCTCTAA
- a CDS encoding helicase C-terminal domain-containing protein, which yields MSESGTPEYFPYEELRPHQREFIELVSEAVKNGENAIIEAPTGFGKTVSVLAGILPYAKEMGYKVLYLARTHRQMDRVIEELKAINKKDPVSGVELRSRKDLCLHTYLTQFTSDAYTAMVVCKNLKKLGKCEFYENEKKKKTEFDELVKFFLSEPSHPAEILSYAETLELCPYDLTKRIAERADVIVASYLYLLSPTIRENFISSLDVDYSDLIVVFDEAHNLPDQAISALSDRISIHTVNRAIKEADEYNEHEIANFLSIFGRGLEMLYDEKLKDRDVHETPIQPELVFAHVVDILSLDTRGLVRILNDMVAVGDAIREDRIEKGKPPRSYIGRIGEFLLFWISLIGREDYLFLMSRDKGLSLELVALDPSKALGFIRNVQSAVFMSGTLTPMEAFRDVMGIENARMKKFPRMVKRENAQVLVAKDVSTRGDERSLQVYRRMVDYIVEAARLIPKNVGVFTASYEVLQGLLSANLQVRLEETGKAIFIEKQGASSAENDAMIASFKAHARGKGAVLLGVMGGRNSEGQDYSGDEMNGVILVGIPYARPTPRVQAQIRYFEGKFPGKGRYYGYYLPAHRKLVQAAGRVHRSAEEKGSIIVLDYRLLWSSIKKDLPDWMKESLRPVDLPRMRLYLRRFWG from the coding sequence ATGAGCGAAAGCGGAACACCGGAGTACTTTCCCTACGAAGAACTCAGGCCCCATCAGCGAGAGTTCATAGAGCTCGTCTCAGAGGCCGTTAAAAACGGAGAAAACGCTATAATCGAAGCCCCTACCGGCTTTGGAAAGACCGTGAGCGTTTTAGCCGGAATCCTGCCTTACGCCAAGGAGATGGGTTACAAGGTTCTCTATCTGGCCAGAACCCACAGGCAGATGGACAGAGTCATTGAGGAGCTGAAGGCAATAAACAAGAAGGACCCCGTCTCTGGAGTCGAGCTGAGGAGCAGGAAGGACCTCTGCCTTCACACATACCTCACCCAGTTCACGAGCGACGCCTACACCGCCATGGTCGTCTGCAAGAACCTCAAGAAGCTCGGCAAATGTGAGTTCTACGAGAACGAAAAGAAGAAAAAGACGGAGTTCGACGAGCTAGTGAAGTTCTTCCTGAGCGAGCCGAGTCATCCGGCCGAGATTCTGAGCTACGCGGAAACCTTAGAGCTGTGCCCCTACGATCTGACCAAGAGGATAGCGGAGAGGGCAGACGTCATAGTGGCCAGCTACCTCTACCTCCTCAGCCCAACCATTCGGGAGAACTTCATAAGCTCCCTCGACGTTGACTACTCAGACCTGATAGTGGTTTTTGATGAGGCCCACAACCTGCCTGACCAAGCCATCTCAGCCTTGAGCGACCGGATAAGCATACATACGGTAAACAGGGCGATAAAAGAGGCCGACGAGTACAACGAGCACGAGATAGCCAACTTCCTCAGCATTTTCGGCCGCGGATTGGAGATGCTCTACGACGAGAAGCTCAAGGACAGGGACGTGCATGAAACCCCCATCCAGCCGGAGCTGGTCTTCGCGCACGTCGTTGATATCCTGAGCCTCGACACCCGTGGCCTCGTCAGGATTCTCAACGACATGGTCGCCGTTGGCGACGCCATAAGGGAGGACAGGATAGAGAAGGGCAAGCCGCCGCGCTCTTACATCGGCAGGATAGGCGAGTTCCTCCTCTTCTGGATCTCGCTCATTGGACGGGAGGACTACCTATTCCTCATGAGTAGGGACAAAGGGCTGAGCCTTGAGCTGGTTGCTTTAGATCCATCGAAAGCTCTGGGCTTCATCAGAAACGTCCAGAGTGCGGTTTTCATGTCCGGAACCCTCACCCCGATGGAGGCGTTCCGCGACGTCATGGGAATCGAAAACGCCCGAATGAAGAAGTTCCCGAGGATGGTAAAGAGAGAGAACGCACAGGTTTTAGTGGCTAAAGACGTATCGACGAGGGGTGATGAGCGCTCGCTCCAGGTTTACAGGCGCATGGTGGACTACATCGTCGAGGCGGCCAGACTCATACCGAAGAACGTCGGAGTCTTCACTGCTTCCTACGAGGTTCTCCAGGGCCTTCTCTCGGCGAACCTTCAAGTCAGGCTTGAGGAAACGGGAAAGGCGATATTCATTGAGAAGCAGGGCGCCAGCTCAGCAGAGAACGATGCGATGATAGCGAGCTTCAAGGCCCACGCCAGGGGGAAGGGAGCGGTGCTCCTCGGAGTCATGGGTGGAAGAAACAGCGAGGGGCAGGACTACAGCGGCGATGAGATGAACGGTGTGATCCTCGTTGGAATACCCTATGCGAGGCCGACGCCGAGGGTTCAGGCCCAGATAAGGTACTTCGAGGGGAAATTCCCCGGAAAGGGCCGATACTACGGCTATTACCTGCCGGCCCACAGGAAGCTGGTTCAAGCTGCCGGAAGGGTTCACCGCTCAGCCGAGGAAAAGGGGTCAATCATAGTCCTCGACTACCGCCTCCTCTGGAGCTCGATAAAGAAGGACCTGCCGGACTGGATGAAGGAATCTTTAAGGCCGGTTGATTTACCAAGGATGAGGCTGTATTTGAGGAGGTTCTGGGGTTAG